From one Longimicrobium sp. genomic stretch:
- a CDS encoding polysaccharide biosynthesis/export family protein, translating to MRRIVLLLLLALPFAAPAAAQAGDSVSVRPGDVVRLAVWRQPEFTGEFTVAPDGTLLHPLLTGVRVVGASRPQIQELLRAALGQYESQPQFVFDFLHRVGVGGEVQLPNLYNLSPETTLLQAVATAGGGTENARLDRAVLFRDGRQIEVDLLRPTPEVAAMRVRSGDQIRVPRRTNALRETISIVASVVGALASVVGAILLLQQQ from the coding sequence ATGCGCCGAATTGTTCTCCTGCTCCTGCTCGCGCTGCCGTTCGCCGCGCCCGCCGCCGCGCAGGCGGGCGACTCCGTTTCCGTGCGCCCGGGCGACGTCGTTCGCCTGGCCGTGTGGCGCCAGCCGGAGTTCACCGGCGAGTTCACCGTGGCCCCGGACGGCACCCTCCTGCACCCCCTGCTGACCGGGGTGCGGGTGGTGGGCGCCTCGCGCCCGCAGATCCAGGAGCTGCTGCGCGCCGCGCTCGGCCAGTACGAGAGCCAGCCGCAGTTCGTGTTCGATTTCCTTCACCGGGTGGGGGTGGGCGGCGAGGTGCAGCTTCCCAATCTGTACAACCTGTCCCCCGAAACCACGCTGCTGCAGGCCGTGGCCACGGCGGGCGGGGGTACGGAGAACGCGCGGCTGGACCGCGCCGTCCTGTTCCGCGACGGGCGCCAGATCGAGGTAGACCTGCTGCGCCCCACGCCCGAGGTGGCGGCCATGCGGGTGCGCTCGGGCGACCAGATCCGCGTCCCGCGCCGCACGAACGCCCTGCGCGAAACGATCTCCATCGTGGCGAGCGTGGTGGGCGCACTGGCGTCGGTGGTCGGGGCGATCCTCCTCCTGCAGCAGCAGTAG